In a genomic window of Halalkalicoccus sp. CG83:
- a CDS encoding DUF5796 family protein produces the protein MSQRSNVSPSTLGVELQESGIAVRYTDGREAFYHGVPRKVSGTLKTPPGKEVHVLVTDPTETEGVMMYVNDRKTHDDVLESTGVGRVLLGSEESEEVFPGVEVATEGHSVLVDADPEVARGRVFVFAEDDMSEHAYEMVNETEE, from the coding sequence ATGAGCCAGCGAAGCAACGTTTCGCCCTCGACGTTAGGCGTCGAACTCCAGGAGAGCGGGATCGCGGTGCGCTACACCGACGGGCGCGAGGCGTTCTACCACGGCGTCCCCCGAAAGGTGAGCGGGACGCTCAAGACGCCGCCCGGCAAGGAGGTCCACGTCCTCGTCACCGACCCCACCGAGACCGAGGGCGTGATGATGTACGTCAACGACCGGAAGACCCACGACGACGTCCTTGAGTCGACGGGCGTCGGGCGCGTACTGCTGGGGTCGGAGGAGTCCGAGGAGGTCTTCCCCGGCGTCGAGGTCGCGACCGAGGGACACAGCGTCCTCGTCGACGCCGATCCCGAGGTCGCCCGCGGTCGGGTGTTCGTCTTCGCCGAGGACGACATGAGCGAACACGCCTACGAGATGGTCAACGAGACCGAGGAGTGA
- a CDS encoding shikimate kinase yields MNGRASAPAAGTVLNALANGTGSAFAIDLETTATVSLAEEGGVTGEIDGAPGADTALIERCVELTVEEYAEADHALGGRVRTESEVPLAAGLKSSSAAANATVLATLDALDAEIDRLEACRLGVRAAREAGVTVTGAFDDASASMLGGVTVTDNSADELLANEAFERDVLVWSPPERAFSADADVDACRKIAPIADVVGELAMQGRYGVAMSINGFAFCGALGFPTAPLVEALPECEGVSLSGTGPSYVAVGDRHALTELRSEWEIRDGTTWLTTTRNEGARRG; encoded by the coding sequence ATGAACGGCCGCGCCAGCGCCCCCGCCGCCGGTACCGTGTTGAACGCGCTCGCGAACGGGACGGGCTCCGCCTTCGCGATCGACCTCGAGACGACCGCTACCGTTAGCCTCGCGGAGGAAGGGGGGGTCACGGGCGAGATAGATGGCGCGCCCGGGGCCGACACGGCGCTGATCGAGCGCTGCGTCGAGCTCACGGTCGAGGAGTACGCCGAGGCCGACCACGCGCTGGGCGGTCGCGTGCGCACCGAGAGCGAGGTACCGCTCGCAGCGGGACTCAAGAGCTCGAGCGCCGCCGCGAACGCGACGGTGCTCGCGACGCTCGACGCGCTCGACGCCGAGATCGACCGGTTGGAGGCCTGTCGGCTCGGCGTCCGTGCGGCTCGGGAGGCCGGCGTCACGGTAACGGGGGCGTTCGACGACGCCTCGGCGTCGATGCTCGGCGGGGTCACGGTGACCGACAACTCGGCAGACGAGCTGCTCGCCAACGAGGCGTTCGAGCGCGACGTACTGGTCTGGAGCCCGCCGGAGCGGGCGTTCAGCGCGGACGCAGACGTCGACGCCTGTCGGAAGATCGCGCCGATCGCGGACGTGGTCGGCGAGCTCGCCATGCAGGGGCGCTACGGCGTGGCGATGTCGATCAACGGGTTCGCGTTCTGTGGGGCGCTCGGCTTTCCGACCGCGCCGCTCGTCGAGGCGCTTCCCGAGTGTGAGGGCGTCTCCCTCTCGGGGACCGGGCCGAGCTACGTCGCGGTCGGGGACCGACACGCTTTAACTGAGCTCCGATCGGAGTGGGAGATACGAGACGGCACTACATGGTTGACAACGACGCGGAACGAGGGCGCCCGGAGGGGATGA
- a CDS encoding chorismate mutase, whose product MVDNDAERGRPEGMSLDELREEIEEIDHDIVELIARRTYVADTIADVKQERDLPTTDESQEQRVMDRAGENAERFDVDSNLVKAVFRLLIELNKIEQNQHAQADRQSGDSDFSS is encoded by the coding sequence ATGGTTGACAACGACGCGGAACGAGGGCGCCCGGAGGGGATGAGTCTCGACGAACTGCGCGAGGAGATCGAGGAGATCGACCACGATATCGTCGAACTGATCGCGCGACGCACCTACGTCGCCGATACGATCGCCGACGTCAAGCAGGAACGGGACCTGCCGACGACCGACGAGTCCCAGGAACAGCGCGTGATGGACCGCGCCGGCGAGAACGCCGAACGCTTCGACGTCGACTCCAACCTCGTGAAGGCGGTCTTTCGACTGTTGATCGAGCTGAACAAGATAGAGCAAAATCAGCATGCACAAGCCGATAGACAGAGCGGCGATAGCGACTTCAGCAGCTAG
- a CDS encoding CDC48 family AAA ATPase, translated as MNETEVTLTVRGAEKRDAGRGVARLPEAARHALSVLSGDTVLIEGEQTTVAKVWPADPDLDDGGIQVDADTRSNAGVSIGDSVTVRKQTVEDARSVTITPPVSISAEDAESVERAVKRDLRDRPVRVGERIRIERLGVGPFTITDTDPDGTVRIDDGTTVTVPADVEAAATETESDERVSYEDIGGLDEELDMVREMIELPLSEPELFHQVGIDPPKGVLLYGPPGTGKTLIARAVANEVDANFHHVSGPEIMSKYKGESEEQLREVFERARESSPSIVFFDEIDSIAGKREDGGDVESRVVAQLLSLMDGLDARGDVVVIGATNRVDALDPALRRGGRFDREIEIGVPAVAGRREIFEVHTRGMPLADDVDLNRLAEHTYGFVGADIHALSTEAGMNALRRFRGHRAERGSTDRSSGDDQRDGGTLSELTVTREDFDVARAAVDPSAMREFVAETPQTSFDDVGGLEEAKATLREAVEWPLSYAELFEKTATEPPSGVLLYGPPGTGKTMLARAIASESQVNFIHVAGPELLDRYVGESEKAVRKVFERARQSAPSIVFFDEIDALATERGESHEVTERVVSQLLTELDGLADNPNLVVLAATNRKEALDRALIRAGRLETHIEVPAPDEAARRAILRVHTEGKPLAEEVDLDALAADLEGYTGADLAALCRTASMRAIREMATEYGPEEATRRADEIRIREEHFAAALETVEPTLGPSTAG; from the coding sequence ATGAACGAGACGGAGGTGACGCTCACGGTCCGGGGCGCGGAGAAGCGTGACGCGGGCCGCGGCGTCGCCCGGCTGCCCGAGGCCGCCCGCCACGCCCTCTCGGTGCTCTCGGGCGACACCGTGTTGATCGAGGGCGAGCAGACGACCGTCGCGAAGGTCTGGCCCGCCGATCCCGACCTCGATGACGGCGGGATCCAGGTCGACGCCGACACCCGGTCGAACGCCGGCGTCAGCATCGGCGACAGCGTCACCGTCCGCAAGCAGACCGTCGAGGACGCCCGATCAGTGACGATCACGCCCCCGGTGTCGATCTCCGCCGAGGACGCAGAAAGCGTCGAGCGCGCCGTCAAGCGCGATCTGCGCGACAGGCCGGTCCGGGTGGGCGAGCGCATCCGCATCGAGCGTCTCGGCGTCGGCCCCTTCACGATCACCGACACCGACCCCGACGGCACCGTCAGGATCGACGACGGAACGACCGTCACTGTCCCCGCCGACGTCGAGGCGGCCGCCACCGAGACCGAATCCGACGAGCGGGTGAGCTACGAGGACATCGGCGGTCTCGACGAGGAACTCGACATGGTCCGCGAGATGATCGAGCTCCCCCTCTCGGAGCCGGAGCTGTTCCATCAAGTCGGGATCGACCCGCCGAAGGGCGTGCTGCTCTACGGACCGCCCGGAACGGGCAAGACGCTGATCGCCCGCGCGGTCGCAAACGAGGTCGACGCGAACTTCCACCACGTCTCGGGCCCCGAGATCATGTCGAAGTACAAGGGCGAGTCGGAGGAGCAGCTCCGCGAGGTGTTCGAGCGGGCTCGAGAGAGTTCGCCGAGCATCGTCTTCTTCGACGAGATCGACTCCATCGCCGGCAAACGGGAGGACGGCGGCGACGTCGAGAGCCGCGTCGTCGCCCAGCTGCTCAGCCTGATGGACGGGCTCGACGCCCGTGGCGACGTCGTCGTGATCGGTGCCACGAATCGGGTCGACGCGCTCGATCCCGCGCTCCGCCGGGGCGGACGCTTCGACCGGGAGATCGAGATCGGCGTCCCCGCGGTGGCGGGTCGCCGCGAGATCTTCGAGGTCCACACCAGAGGAATGCCGCTGGCCGACGACGTCGACCTCAACCGGCTGGCAGAACACACTTACGGCTTCGTCGGCGCCGACATCCACGCGCTCTCGACGGAGGCCGGAATGAACGCGCTGCGGCGCTTTCGCGGCCACCGCGCGGAACGGGGTTCCACGGATCGCTCGAGCGGGGACGACCAGCGAGACGGCGGGACGCTCTCGGAGCTGACGGTCACCCGCGAGGACTTCGACGTGGCGCGGGCCGCGGTCGACCCCTCCGCGATGCGCGAGTTCGTCGCCGAGACGCCCCAGACGAGCTTCGACGACGTCGGCGGGCTGGAGGAGGCGAAGGCGACACTCAGGGAGGCCGTCGAGTGGCCCCTCTCGTACGCGGAGCTGTTCGAGAAGACGGCGACCGAACCGCCCTCGGGCGTGCTGCTCTACGGGCCGCCGGGCACCGGAAAGACGATGCTCGCGCGCGCAATCGCGAGCGAGAGCCAGGTCAACTTCATCCACGTCGCGGGTCCCGAACTGCTGGATCGGTACGTCGGCGAGTCGGAGAAGGCCGTCCGAAAGGTGTTCGAGCGCGCCAGACAGTCCGCGCCGAGCATCGTCTTCTTCGACGAGATCGACGCGCTCGCGACCGAGCGTGGCGAGAGCCACGAAGTCACCGAGCGGGTGGTCTCACAGCTTCTGACCGAACTCGACGGCCTCGCCGACAACCCCAACCTCGTCGTCCTCGCCGCCACCAATCGAAAGGAGGCGCTCGATCGGGCGCTGATCCGCGCGGGTCGCCTCGAGACCCACATCGAGGTGCCTGCCCCCGACGAGGCCGCCCGCCGCGCGATCCTTCGCGTCCACACCGAGGGCAAGCCGCTGGCCGAGGAGGTCGATCTCGACGCGCTGGCGGCCGACCTCGAGGGGTATACCGGCGCTGACCTCGCAGCGCTCTGTCGGACGGCCTCGATGCGTGCGATCCGCGAGATGGCGACCGAGTACGGCCCCGAGGAGGCGACGCGGCGCGCGGACGAGATCCGTATCCGTGAGGAGCACTTCGCGGCGGCGCTCGAGACGGTCGAGCCGACGCTCGGTCCGTCGACTGCGGGTTGA
- a CDS encoding sensor histidine kinase: MDLPERLWRETIEALPSEIALLDSDGTILFTNRQWRDFGRENGLVGESAASLGENYLEITEGADDEHARRAFDGLRALLAGEQSRFTVEYPCHSPDERRWFRMSAKLLEHGGDRYIVMEHLNITGRKLAELMVREKSERLEALHGAAQELLQIESQEEAVTFAVTTLKEVLEMPIGGLWLYAPDRHVLEPAAATEEAETLVGDHPTYRSEESLSWQAFAEDTTYVFDELSKTPGRYNLETPIRSEMILPLGPHGVLNIGATEVHAFDETDVTLAEIWAVTVTQVLSQIKREWRLHERERELTRERDRLEQFASLVSHDLRTPLTVAMGRLELASEECDTEHLVHADHALYRMEQLIEDLLTLAREGEAVGKTEPVRIPAFVEKCWSTVETRHASLRTNTDLAVQADESRLAQVFENLFRNAIEHGNDDVTITVGALEDERGFFIEDDGPGIPEDEREEVFKSGYSTTSDGTGFGLPIVKQIVEAHGWKIFVGEGASGGARFEITGVGRITG, encoded by the coding sequence ATGGACCTGCCTGAGAGGCTCTGGAGGGAGACGATCGAGGCCCTTCCCTCTGAGATCGCTCTTTTGGATTCTGACGGGACGATTCTCTTTACGAATCGACAGTGGCGAGATTTCGGACGCGAGAATGGCCTCGTCGGAGAAAGTGCGGCCTCGTTAGGGGAGAACTATCTCGAGATCACGGAGGGTGCTGACGACGAACACGCTCGACGGGCATTTGACGGCTTACGAGCGCTTTTGGCGGGAGAGCAGTCACGGTTCACCGTAGAATATCCCTGTCACTCCCCCGATGAACGACGCTGGTTTCGGATGTCCGCGAAGCTCCTCGAGCACGGTGGCGATCGGTATATCGTGATGGAGCACTTGAACATTACGGGCCGAAAGCTAGCGGAACTGATGGTACGCGAGAAGAGTGAACGGCTCGAAGCCCTTCACGGCGCCGCTCAAGAATTACTGCAGATCGAGTCGCAAGAAGAGGCAGTCACCTTCGCCGTCACGACCCTCAAAGAGGTACTCGAAATGCCGATAGGTGGTCTCTGGCTCTACGCTCCGGACCGCCACGTCTTGGAACCAGCTGCCGCGACGGAAGAAGCCGAAACGCTCGTTGGTGACCATCCGACGTACCGTAGCGAGGAGAGTCTCTCATGGCAGGCGTTCGCCGAGGACACCACGTACGTCTTCGATGAGCTTTCGAAGACCCCGGGACGATATAACCTCGAAACGCCCATCCGAAGTGAGATGATTTTGCCGCTGGGCCCACATGGAGTGCTCAATATCGGCGCGACGGAGGTCCACGCGTTTGACGAGACCGACGTAACTCTGGCGGAGATCTGGGCGGTTACAGTAACGCAGGTTCTCAGCCAGATCAAGCGCGAGTGGAGGCTCCACGAACGCGAACGAGAACTCACGCGGGAACGCGACCGTCTCGAACAGTTTGCCAGCCTCGTATCTCACGATCTCCGAACTCCACTGACCGTAGCGATGGGACGGCTGGAACTCGCCAGTGAGGAGTGTGACACCGAGCATCTGGTTCACGCCGACCACGCGCTTTACCGCATGGAACAGCTCATCGAAGATCTGCTTACGCTCGCTCGCGAAGGGGAGGCCGTTGGAAAGACTGAGCCAGTTCGGATACCCGCGTTCGTCGAAAAGTGTTGGTCAACCGTCGAAACCCGCCACGCGTCGTTGCGCACTAACACCGACCTCGCCGTTCAGGCCGACGAGAGTCGCTTAGCACAGGTCTTCGAGAACCTGTTCCGAAACGCCATCGAACACGGCAACGACGATGTGACGATCACCGTAGGGGCACTCGAAGACGAGAGGGGATTCTTCATCGAAGACGACGGACCGGGAATTCCTGAAGACGAACGTGAAGAAGTATTCAAAAGCGGTTATTCGACCACCTCCGACGGAACGGGTTTCGGACTACCGATCGTCAAACAGATCGTCGAGGCTCATGGTTGGAAAATCTTCGTAGGTGAGGGAGCTTCCGGTGGTGCAAGATTTGAAATCACCGGCGTTGGACGCATCACGGGATAA
- a CDS encoding cation:proton antiporter gives MVETAGLDLLNLLLVLTLAWTFGLLVERVGYPALMGELLAGIVFGPTVLGLIHPTEALDVFAELGVFLLMIYVGMEVDLHDLFELGPQALMVAFGGFVVPFGLGYLVGDLIGLAIEQSLFVGIAMAATSLATKSRILVDLDILDTRIAGVLLGGALLSDVGVMVVFAGIMGFIETGDVTPLDLGLVAGKALLFFAAALVFGDRFLPYLWTQLETWMERHEFVDPTSAFTVALVVALVFAFFAALVDLHMIIGGFIAGLFLRQAQLDPDIYDHMYDVMYDLAMGFFAPIFFVTVAFELTLDVFTGGLDLLVLVLAVAFVSKIVGSWLFALPTKLSPREGLVIGFGMNGRGTVEIVIVSIALSAGVIGQELFSVLVFTAIFTTTLVPPTVKWGVDWLERADELVYTDGIDVDASSEGAGP, from the coding sequence ATGGTCGAAACGGCTGGTCTCGATCTTTTGAACCTGCTGTTAGTACTCACGCTCGCGTGGACGTTCGGCCTCCTCGTCGAACGCGTCGGCTATCCGGCGCTGATGGGGGAACTCCTCGCGGGCATCGTCTTCGGTCCGACGGTCCTGGGACTGATACACCCGACGGAGGCGCTCGACGTGTTCGCCGAACTCGGCGTCTTCCTGTTGATGATCTACGTCGGCATGGAGGTCGATCTTCACGACCTGTTCGAACTCGGACCGCAGGCGCTGATGGTCGCGTTCGGCGGCTTCGTCGTCCCGTTCGGGCTCGGTTATCTGGTGGGCGACCTCATCGGCCTGGCGATCGAGCAGTCGCTGTTCGTCGGTATCGCGATGGCCGCCACCTCGCTGGCGACGAAATCCCGAATCCTGGTCGATCTCGACATCCTCGATACCCGCATCGCGGGCGTCCTGCTCGGCGGGGCGTTGCTGTCCGACGTGGGCGTGATGGTCGTGTTCGCCGGCATCATGGGCTTCATCGAAACCGGCGACGTGACCCCGCTCGATCTCGGTCTGGTCGCGGGGAAGGCGTTGCTGTTCTTCGCGGCGGCGCTCGTGTTCGGTGATCGATTCCTCCCGTATCTCTGGACACAACTGGAGACCTGGATGGAACGCCACGAGTTCGTCGATCCGACCTCGGCGTTCACCGTCGCACTCGTCGTCGCGCTGGTCTTCGCGTTCTTCGCGGCGCTCGTCGATCTCCACATGATCATCGGCGGGTTCATAGCCGGCCTGTTTCTTCGGCAGGCGCAGCTCGACCCCGACATCTACGATCACATGTACGACGTGATGTACGATCTGGCGATGGGCTTCTTCGCGCCGATCTTCTTCGTCACCGTCGCGTTCGAACTCACGCTCGACGTGTTCACAGGAGGATTGGACCTCCTCGTGCTCGTTTTGGCGGTGGCTTTCGTCAGCAAGATCGTCGGGAGCTGGCTGTTCGCCCTCCCGACGAAGCTCTCCCCGCGGGAGGGACTCGTCATCGGATTCGGGATGAACGGCCGCGGGACCGTCGAGATCGTCATCGTCTCGATCGCCCTGTCGGCGGGGGTTATCGGCCAGGAACTCTTCTCCGTTCTCGTCTTCACGGCGATCTTCACCACGACGCTCGTTCCGCCCACGGTCAAATGGGGCGTCGACTGGCTCGAGCGGGCGGACGAACTCGTCTACACGGACGGTATCGACGTCGACGCGAGTTCCGAGGGGGCCGGCCCGTAG
- a CDS encoding protein sorting system archaetidylserine decarboxylase yields the protein MDFAPGVWWYALPPLLLVFPAFVVSPTLSLLFLAAAGATLFFFRDPERTPPFSGIVSPADGTISEIRTEGDRIRVCIFMNVHDVHVVRSPDDAVVESIEHESGGYRPAFSKDSDRNEKVHVRFSDSEVTLIAGVFARRITPYVEAGDELERGERLGHIAFGSRVDALLPPEIDHADLQVEHGEKVTAGETAIADDGTTGDMEWGSQ from the coding sequence ATGGACTTCGCTCCCGGCGTCTGGTGGTACGCGCTCCCGCCGTTGTTGCTCGTCTTCCCGGCGTTCGTGGTCAGCCCGACCCTCAGCCTGTTGTTCCTCGCCGCCGCGGGCGCCACCCTCTTCTTCTTCCGCGACCCCGAACGCACGCCGCCCTTTTCGGGCATCGTCTCGCCCGCCGACGGCACGATCTCGGAGATCCGCACCGAGGGTGATCGGATCCGGGTCTGCATCTTCATGAACGTCCACGACGTCCACGTGGTCCGTTCGCCCGACGACGCCGTCGTCGAGAGCATCGAACACGAGTCCGGCGGGTATCGGCCGGCGTTCTCGAAGGACTCCGACAGAAACGAGAAGGTCCACGTCCGGTTCTCCGACTCGGAGGTGACGCTGATCGCCGGCGTGTTCGCCCGGCGAATCACCCCGTACGTCGAGGCCGGCGACGAGCTCGAACGCGGCGAACGCCTCGGTCACATCGCGTTCGGCAGCCGCGTCGACGCGCTGTTGCCCCCGGAGATCGACCACGCGGACCTCCAGGTCGAACACGGCGAGAAGGTGACCGCCGGCGAGACCGCGATCGCGGACGACGGCACGACCGGCGACATGGAGTGGGGGAGCCAGTAG
- a CDS encoding ion channel, whose product MNPFYLLLGTGLLIASIVDLLWTALWVDGGAGPLSSRLSAGTWSGLKTVGSDHPRVLSLAGPLILTLSIVMWIGLIWAGWTFVFAAGGERALIPMNAPNSPLTWPGRGYYVAYTMFTDGNGDFAPNGAPWQIASALTTASGMLFVTIAVSYILSVLGAVSDKRSFASSVTGLGSRGEAFVRTGWDGEDLNQLDLPLNSLASDVNRLAEQHKSYPILHYYHSERDADASKMAVAIFDDALTLIRFGVPEEHKPNTALVEDARSSTFDYLQTLDNAFIDPADQLPPAPDLDRLRDAGIPTVSDEEFDDAMEDLDERRRRLLAMIEADARYWPPVEDE is encoded by the coding sequence ATGAATCCGTTCTATCTCCTCCTTGGCACTGGCCTTCTGATTGCCTCCATCGTCGACCTTCTCTGGACGGCACTCTGGGTAGACGGCGGTGCCGGCCCCCTCTCGTCTCGGTTGTCGGCGGGGACGTGGAGCGGGCTCAAGACGGTCGGGAGCGACCATCCCCGAGTACTGAGCCTCGCCGGCCCACTCATCCTTACACTGAGCATCGTCATGTGGATCGGACTCATCTGGGCGGGATGGACGTTCGTCTTCGCCGCCGGCGGTGAGAGAGCGCTCATCCCCATGAACGCCCCGAACAGCCCCCTCACCTGGCCCGGACGAGGCTACTACGTCGCGTACACGATGTTCACCGATGGGAACGGCGACTTCGCTCCCAACGGCGCTCCTTGGCAGATCGCTTCCGCGCTGACCACGGCCAGCGGGATGCTCTTCGTCACGATCGCCGTCAGCTACATCCTCTCGGTCCTCGGAGCGGTCTCCGACAAGCGTTCGTTCGCCAGCAGCGTGACCGGGCTGGGGAGTCGAGGTGAAGCGTTCGTTCGGACCGGCTGGGACGGCGAGGACCTCAACCAGCTCGATCTGCCGCTCAACTCGCTCGCGTCGGACGTCAACCGCCTCGCGGAACAGCACAAATCGTACCCGATCCTGCACTACTACCACAGCGAAAGAGACGCGGACGCCTCGAAGATGGCCGTCGCCATCTTCGACGACGCGTTGACGCTCATTCGTTTCGGCGTCCCCGAGGAGCACAAACCCAACACCGCTCTCGTCGAGGATGCACGTTCGAGCACGTTCGACTACCTTCAGACGCTCGACAACGCGTTCATCGATCCCGCCGATCAGTTGCCACCGGCGCCGGACCTCGACCGTCTTCGCGACGCCGGTATCCCGACGGTATCGGACGAGGAGTTCGATGACGCGATGGAGGATCTAGACGAGCGTCGACGGAGACTGCTCGCCATGATCGAGGCCGACGCGCGGTACTGGCCACCCGTGGAAGACGAGTGA
- a CDS encoding DUF7128 family protein, with amino-acid sequence MVERTERDDMTWYECEGCGLLFDDEEDARQHEDNCDAEEPSYIQ; translated from the coding sequence ATGGTGGAACGGACCGAGCGCGACGACATGACGTGGTACGAGTGCGAGGGCTGTGGTCTCCTGTTCGACGACGAGGAGGACGCCCGCCAACACGAGGACAACTGCGACGCCGAGGAGCCGTCGTACATCCAGTAG